From Candidatus Omnitrophota bacterium, a single genomic window includes:
- a CDS encoding DNA topoisomerase I, protein MAAKKTTTKKKTIKKTARKTVSTGAKNLVIVESPAKARTINKYLGKDFEVTASGGHVVDLPKSRLGIDLEKDFEPSYIVIVNRKKIVSELKRLIKNKENLYLAPDPDREGEAISFHLANLLGAGKNVFRVSFNEITAAAVHEAFEHPRDINQELVNAQQARRVLDRIVGYTLSPLLWRKVGRGLSAGRVQSVA, encoded by the coding sequence GTGGCTGCAAAGAAAACAACTACCAAGAAGAAGACAATCAAGAAGACGGCCCGCAAGACGGTCTCCACCGGTGCCAAGAATTTGGTTATCGTTGAGTCTCCTGCCAAGGCCCGCACTATCAACAAGTATCTTGGCAAGGATTTTGAGGTAACTGCCTCGGGCGGGCATGTGGTGGATTTGCCCAAGAGCCGTCTGGGTATTGATCTCGAAAAGGATTTCGAGCCTTCCTATATTGTCATTGTGAACCGGAAGAAGATCGTCAGCGAGCTGAAGAGACTCATCAAGAACAAAGAGAATCTTTACCTGGCGCCGGACCCTGATCGCGAAGGAGAGGCGATCAGCTTTCATCTGGCCAATCTTCTGGGAGCCGGCAAGAACGTTTTCCGGGTGTCTTTCAACGAGATCACTGCCGCGGCGGTGCACGAGGCTTTTGAGCATCCGCGCGATATTAATCAGGAGCTTGTCAATGCGCAGCAGGCCCGCCGTGTGTTGGACCGGATTGTGGGCTATACACTGAGTCCGCTCTTGTGGCGCAAAGTCGGCCGGGGTTTGAGCGCGGGCCGTGTTCAGTCCGTGGCCT